A genomic region of Podarcis raffonei isolate rPodRaf1 chromosome 13, rPodRaf1.pri, whole genome shotgun sequence contains the following coding sequences:
- the SOCS7 gene encoding suppressor of cytokine signaling 7 isoform X2 — MQCTASLSAMQRAGGGAAAAAEPGGGGGGEAVAAAAASYRVLSRLLGYGGAESAAAGLALGGAVGESSAAVAGDRGRAGGLRGSQLLVFRPGEAGEPSGVSPSACLPTPSTPRPPSELLCARHRCALLDAPKGEPGGGRCWSGAAGGLLFPPGAGLELQLAALGLHQAPTTAPGGPGKPPGDCPCLSLLPPPPLAPPPTMPLLPPGEETSDALLVLEALGPDEEDEEEVEAAVGQADTSSPVVAAGSRFQAPAAATTTTPGSPPPPPAGPVPAVGANRPSSSAAPSRKGSLKIRLSRLFRTKSCSGASCNPTTSAGARRAGERELLQAAAPRATSGTAGSLPDVSHPGCREQESGRKQRLMRTQSAFSPVAFGPLFTGETVSLVDVDISQRGLTSPHPPTPPPPPRRSLSLLDAFPRIIPIRAPEAVHSQPAQHLQCPLYRPDSSSFAASLRELEKCGWYWGPMNWEDAEMKLKGKPDGSFLVRDSSDPRYILSLSFRSQGITHHTRMEHYRGTFSLWCHPKFEDRCQSVVEFIKRAIMHSKNGKFLYFLRSRVPGLPPTPVQLLYPVSRFSNVKSLQHLCRFRIRQLVRIDHIPELPLPKPLISYIRKFYYYDPQEEVYLSLKEAQLVSKQKQEAESST, encoded by the exons ATGCAATGCACCGCCTCCCTTAGCGCGATGCAGCGGGCCGGAGgaggagcagcggcggcggcggagcccggaggcggcggaggcggcgaaGCGGTTGCAGCGGCGGCGGCCTCGTACCGGGTGCTGAGCCGCTTGCTGGGCTACGGCGGGGCCGAGTCAGCCGCAGCCGGCTTGGCGCTCGGCGGAGCCGTCGGGGAAAGCTCCGCTGCCGTCGCCGGCGATCGTGGAAGGGCAGGCGGGCTCCGAGGCTCGCAGCTGCTGGTCTTCCGCCCCGGCGAAGCGGGAGAGCCGTCGGGGGTTTCCCCGTCCGCCTGCCTGCCCACGCCTTCGACGCCTCGGCCGCCCTCGGAGCTGCTGTGCGCCAGGCACAGGTGCGCTCTCCTGGACGCGCCGAAAGGCGAGCCTGGAGGGGGACGATGCTGGAGCGGAGCGGCTGGCGGCCTCCTCTTCCCCCCGGGGGCCGGCCTGGAATTGCAGCTGGCCGCCTTGGGGCTACACCAGGCTCCCACGACGGCCCCGGGAGGGCCGGGCAAGCCTCCCGGAGATTGCCCGTGCCTGAGCCTCTTGCCTCCGCCGCCTCTCGCCCCTCCGCCCACGATGCCCTTGTTGCCCCCGGGGGAAGAGACCAGCGACGCCCTGCTTGTGTTAGAAGCTCTCGGCCCCGACGAGGAAGACGAAGAGGAGGTGGAAGCGGCTGTCGGGCAGGCAGATACCTCCAGCCCGGTCGTCGCGGCGGGTAGCCGCTTCCAAGCACCCGCTGCTGCAACCACCACGACCCCGGgttctccaccaccacctccgGCAGGCCCGGTGCCCGCCGTCGGAGCCAACCGCCCGAGCTCTTCCGCCGCCCCCTCGAGGAAAGGCTCCTTGAAGATTCGCCTGAGCCGCCTTTTCCGCACCAAAAGCTGCAGCGGAGCGTCGTGCAACCCAACAACCTCCGCTGGTGCACGTCGGGCCGGGGAGAGGGAGCTGCTGCAAGCCGCAGCCCCCCGAGCCACCTCCGGCACGGCAGGGAGCCTCCCCGATGTGTCCCACCCTGGGTGTCGGGAGCAAGAGTCGGGCAG AAAACAGAGATTGATGCGAACGCAAAGTGCCTTTTCTCCAGTTGCTTTCGGTCCCCTCTTCACGG GTGAGACAGTGTCTTTGGTTGATGTCGACATCTCCCAGCGCGGTCTGACGTCCCCACACCCTCCGACGCCGCCACCTCCCCCACGGCGAAGCCTCAGCCTTTTGG ATGCGTTTCCCCGGATCATCCCGATCAGAGCACCAGAAGCAGTGCACAGCCAACCTGCACAGCACCTCCAGTGCCCTCTCTACCGGCCTGACTCGAGCAGTTTTGCAGCTAGTTTGCGGGAGCTAGAAAAA TGTGGTTGGTACTGGGGACCAATGAACTGGGAAGATGCTGAAATGAAGTTGAAAGGGAAACCTGACGGGTCCTTCTTGGTTCGTGACAGCTCTGATCCTCGGTACATCCTGAGCCTCAGTTTTCGATCACAGGGTATAACCCACCACACCAGAATGGAGCATTACAGAG GGACCTTCAGCCTTTGGTGCCACCCCAAGTTTGAAGACCGCTGCCAGTCCGTGGTGGAGTTCATCAAGCGTGCCATCATGCACTCCAAAAATGGGAAGTTCCTTTATTTCTTGCGATCCAGGGTTCCAG GTCTCCCTCCGACCCCTGTCCAGCTCCTCTATCCCGTCTCTAGGTTTAGCAACGTTAAATCGCTACAGCACCTTTGCCGCTTCCGGATAAGGCAGCTGGTCCGCATCGATCACATTCCAGAACTACCGCTCCCCAA GCCTCTG
- the SOCS7 gene encoding suppressor of cytokine signaling 7 isoform X1: protein MQCTASLSAMQRAGGGAAAAAEPGGGGGGEAVAAAAASYRVLSRLLGYGGAESAAAGLALGGAVGESSAAVAGDRGRAGGLRGSQLLVFRPGEAGEPSGVSPSACLPTPSTPRPPSELLCARHRCALLDAPKGEPGGGRCWSGAAGGLLFPPGAGLELQLAALGLHQAPTTAPGGPGKPPGDCPCLSLLPPPPLAPPPTMPLLPPGEETSDALLVLEALGPDEEDEEEVEAAVGQADTSSPVVAAGSRFQAPAAATTTTPGSPPPPPAGPVPAVGANRPSSSAAPSRKGSLKIRLSRLFRTKSCSGASCNPTTSAGARRAGERELLQAAAPRATSGTAGSLPDVSHPGCREQESGRKQRLMRTQSAFSPVAFGPLFTGETVSLVDVDISQRGLTSPHPPTPPPPPRRSLSLLDDISGTLPTSVLVGPMGSSSLQSFPLPPPPPPHAPDAFPRIIPIRAPEAVHSQPAQHLQCPLYRPDSSSFAASLRELEKCGWYWGPMNWEDAEMKLKGKPDGSFLVRDSSDPRYILSLSFRSQGITHHTRMEHYRGTFSLWCHPKFEDRCQSVVEFIKRAIMHSKNGKFLYFLRSRVPGLPPTPVQLLYPVSRFSNVKSLQHLCRFRIRQLVRIDHIPELPLPKPLISYIRKFYYYDPQEEVYLSLKEAQLVSKQKQEAESST, encoded by the exons ATGCAATGCACCGCCTCCCTTAGCGCGATGCAGCGGGCCGGAGgaggagcagcggcggcggcggagcccggaggcggcggaggcggcgaaGCGGTTGCAGCGGCGGCGGCCTCGTACCGGGTGCTGAGCCGCTTGCTGGGCTACGGCGGGGCCGAGTCAGCCGCAGCCGGCTTGGCGCTCGGCGGAGCCGTCGGGGAAAGCTCCGCTGCCGTCGCCGGCGATCGTGGAAGGGCAGGCGGGCTCCGAGGCTCGCAGCTGCTGGTCTTCCGCCCCGGCGAAGCGGGAGAGCCGTCGGGGGTTTCCCCGTCCGCCTGCCTGCCCACGCCTTCGACGCCTCGGCCGCCCTCGGAGCTGCTGTGCGCCAGGCACAGGTGCGCTCTCCTGGACGCGCCGAAAGGCGAGCCTGGAGGGGGACGATGCTGGAGCGGAGCGGCTGGCGGCCTCCTCTTCCCCCCGGGGGCCGGCCTGGAATTGCAGCTGGCCGCCTTGGGGCTACACCAGGCTCCCACGACGGCCCCGGGAGGGCCGGGCAAGCCTCCCGGAGATTGCCCGTGCCTGAGCCTCTTGCCTCCGCCGCCTCTCGCCCCTCCGCCCACGATGCCCTTGTTGCCCCCGGGGGAAGAGACCAGCGACGCCCTGCTTGTGTTAGAAGCTCTCGGCCCCGACGAGGAAGACGAAGAGGAGGTGGAAGCGGCTGTCGGGCAGGCAGATACCTCCAGCCCGGTCGTCGCGGCGGGTAGCCGCTTCCAAGCACCCGCTGCTGCAACCACCACGACCCCGGgttctccaccaccacctccgGCAGGCCCGGTGCCCGCCGTCGGAGCCAACCGCCCGAGCTCTTCCGCCGCCCCCTCGAGGAAAGGCTCCTTGAAGATTCGCCTGAGCCGCCTTTTCCGCACCAAAAGCTGCAGCGGAGCGTCGTGCAACCCAACAACCTCCGCTGGTGCACGTCGGGCCGGGGAGAGGGAGCTGCTGCAAGCCGCAGCCCCCCGAGCCACCTCCGGCACGGCAGGGAGCCTCCCCGATGTGTCCCACCCTGGGTGTCGGGAGCAAGAGTCGGGCAG AAAACAGAGATTGATGCGAACGCAAAGTGCCTTTTCTCCAGTTGCTTTCGGTCCCCTCTTCACGG GTGAGACAGTGTCTTTGGTTGATGTCGACATCTCCCAGCGCGGTCTGACGTCCCCACACCCTCCGACGCCGCCACCTCCCCCACGGCGAAGCCTCAGCCTTTTGG ACGATATCAGTGGGACACTGCCTACATCTGTCTTAGTGGGTCCGATGGGGTCTTCGTCCCTCCAGTCTTTTCCTCTGCCTCCGCCGCCTCCACCGCACGCCCCGG ATGCGTTTCCCCGGATCATCCCGATCAGAGCACCAGAAGCAGTGCACAGCCAACCTGCACAGCACCTCCAGTGCCCTCTCTACCGGCCTGACTCGAGCAGTTTTGCAGCTAGTTTGCGGGAGCTAGAAAAA TGTGGTTGGTACTGGGGACCAATGAACTGGGAAGATGCTGAAATGAAGTTGAAAGGGAAACCTGACGGGTCCTTCTTGGTTCGTGACAGCTCTGATCCTCGGTACATCCTGAGCCTCAGTTTTCGATCACAGGGTATAACCCACCACACCAGAATGGAGCATTACAGAG GGACCTTCAGCCTTTGGTGCCACCCCAAGTTTGAAGACCGCTGCCAGTCCGTGGTGGAGTTCATCAAGCGTGCCATCATGCACTCCAAAAATGGGAAGTTCCTTTATTTCTTGCGATCCAGGGTTCCAG GTCTCCCTCCGACCCCTGTCCAGCTCCTCTATCCCGTCTCTAGGTTTAGCAACGTTAAATCGCTACAGCACCTTTGCCGCTTCCGGATAAGGCAGCTGGTCCGCATCGATCACATTCCAGAACTACCGCTCCCCAA GCCTCTG